One window of the Bos mutus isolate GX-2022 chromosome X, NWIPB_WYAK_1.1, whole genome shotgun sequence genome contains the following:
- the KCNE5 gene encoding potassium voltage-gated channel subfamily E regulatory beta subunit 5: MNCSESQRLRTLLSRLLLELHHRGNASGLGAGPGPSMGMGVVPDPFVGREVTSAKGDDAYLYILLIMVFYACLAGGLILAYTRSRKLVEAKDEPSQACAQHEWLPGGVPATADAATVAGSPAEGRRQLAPCGLPAPALARGTEGV, from the coding sequence ATGAACTGCAGCGAGAGTCAGCGGCTGCGGACCCTGCTGAGCCGCCTGCTGCTGGAGCTGCATCACCGGGGCAACGCCAGTGGCTTGGGCGCCGGCCCCGGCCCGAGCATGGGCATGGGGGTCGTGCCCGACCCCTTCGTGGGCCGCGAGGTGACCAGCGCCAAGGGCGACGACGCCTATCTCTACATCCTGCTCATCATGGTCTTCTACGCCTGCCTGGCCGGCGGCCTCATCTTGGCCTACACCCGCTCCCGCAAGCTCGTCGAGGCCAAGGACGAGCCGTCCCAGGCCTGCGCTCAGCACGAGTGGCTCCCGGGAGGGGTCCCGGCCACCGCCGACGCCGCGACAGTGGCCGGCTCGCCCGCCGAGGGCCGCCGCCAGCTCGCCCCCTGCGGGCTGCCCGCTCCGGCCCTGGCCCGGGGCACTGAGGGGGTCTAG